One region of Drosophila kikkawai strain 14028-0561.14 chromosome 2R, DkikHiC1v2, whole genome shotgun sequence genomic DNA includes:
- the LOC108078282 gene encoding heterogeneous nuclear ribonucleoprotein U-like protein 2 isoform X4, with amino-acid sequence MDVAKLEKMKVVDLRNELQSRGLDTKGVKAVLIERLRAHVEGGAGDGDGAPVTPSRRQRRTRSMSRSPSPVAAAPVAAEPVLDTLEEEEQPAQAEQLEPEAEPEPQSESEPQPEPEPEPRIQAEPEQEAEDTSDTEAGNDEPQPQAEESNEKTEIEEKSEPVEKDEAPVAPEIKQDDDEPMEEVKDAADEEEPEAKPDRHSEEDAAEKAAEEPQENGDSQKMDVDDEAAAQKTTEDAEATAAKSEEQPQERRKRSHSRSRSRSRIGSRSPKHRSSVGVLVPEDEPTIEENKVGLSWLDSDLHLRIDSTTFASAKPLSAEIYSLIWSGARSNFGVREGKVCYEVRLSEELQSENSHYFRDEPHVRGFRVGFSKPQSTLLLGEAEHSFGYCETGRKANQGEFSDYGRPYKLDDVIGCYLDLESEPCTIKYTLNGEDLGVAFEFEKSILGEEEALFPHIVTKGYEYSVNFSDAEQLLVNAERPTRKRRKPRKEEDKDDDKDDNDGEKWKVLDEATADDDELEKKDEEDSKTNSDQAEEAENSETAKKADKQSAETAAEDKTEAEAETVKAEAAESSETVETSATDGVSGEAETVANGNSTSEKVNDEKPAEEQKPTATNEDEEDEDGPSPNKRPKTDEDSEKVESEKDKDKSQSQTEEDEYEDVVPEPRETAALLDGYVLLGLVPTEQLRPGPQRAGSRKECEVILLVGLPGSGKTHWALKHVAENVDKRYEVIGPDAFIAKMTIDGASRKTVHKGRWDKVYETCLNSLAALEDIAMKRRRNFILDQTNVYASAQRRKMKGFNDFKRIAVVCIPGEDELKRRIAEKEEKGNAFTVKESTINNLRANFTLPSLEFGWFDDINYTELTGDEAKSEVKKYNEKGKKAIDADRSRDKRSRGGRDNYRRDDRNRNRYNDDRRRDYGGQRHESRWSDARRGGGGGGGGSYSSNSGAGGGGSRGYDNRRSYSGSSGGQQNWMQNSRRSGYDDRGYGGGSGGGGNRGYDNRNRGYSGSSGGGGQQNWMQNNRNRSGYDDRAYGSSRDYRDRDRGNDRSRMGSNDRNRGSSQSSSYRSGGGTHQQRDFRPGHRDTKEDSRGGYERSAGQSLPKYGNNSAAGGGYDQYKQQQQAGGAPGGGKASLSGKWSTYTQHQQQAPQHQQTGVWQTQQQQQSQQYQQQHQQQTAGQQQQYWGGYNQMAAGYGTQQQQAWQGAADPQQQQQQQWMSWWQQQGSGAAASNVSGGAGVHVGGGAAGNNDGGATNHYWSQYSYSTQSNPGDKK; translated from the exons ATGGATGTGGCGAAGCTGGAGAAGATGAAGGTGGTGGACTTGCGCAACGAGCTCCAGTCGCGCGGTCTGGACACCAAGGGAGTTAAAGCCGTGCTTATCGAGCGCCTGCGGGCCCATGTGGAAGGTGGAGCCGGCGATGGAG ATGGCGCTCCTGTCACACCAAGCCGACGCCAGCGTCGGACGCGCTCAATGTCCCGCTCACCGTCGCCCGTAGCAGCTGCTCCGGTCGCTGCTGAGCCAGTGCTTGACACTCTGGAAGAGGAGGAACAGCCGGCCCAGGCTGAGCAGTTGGAACCAGAAGCAGAGCCTGAACCGCAGTCTGAGTCTGAACCACAGCCGGAGCCTGAACCGGAGCCAAGAATTCAAGCCGAACCAGAGCAGGAGGCGGAGGATACATCGGATACCGAGGCAGGAAATGACGAGCCACAGCCTCAGGCCGAAGAGTCTAATGAAAAGACAGAAATAGAGGAAAAGAGCGAACCCGTCGAGAAGGACGAAGCTCCAGTTGCACCCGAAATAAAGCAAGATGACGACGAGCCGATGGAGGAAGTCAAGGATGCGGCCGATGAAGAGGAGCCAGAAGCTAAGCCGGATAGGCACAGCGAGGAAGATGCGGCTGAAAAGGCTGCTGAAGAGCCCCAGGAAAATGGCGACAGTCAGAAAATGGACGTTGACGACGAGGCCGCTGCCCAAAAGACAACTGAAGATGCAGAGGCCACGGCCGCCAAGTCGGAGGAGCAGCCTCAGGAGCGACGTAAGCGTTCGCACAGTCGTTCGCGCTCACGTTCCCGCATCGGTTCTCGCTCCCCAAAGCACCGTAGTAGTGTGGGCGTCCTCGTGCCCGAGGACGAGCCGACCATTGAAGAGAACAAAGTGGGGCTAAGTTGGT TGGATTCCGACCTGCATCTTCGTATCGATTCTACAACCTTCGCTTCGGCCAAACCTCTCTCCGCCGAAATCTATTCACTGATTTGGTCCGGCGCTCGCTCTAACTTCGGAGTGCGAGAGGGCAAAGTGTGCTACGAGGTTCGCCTGTCGGAGGAGTTACAATCGGAAAACTCGCACTACTTTCGGGATGAACCGCATGTGCGAGGCTTTCGAGTTGGCTTCTCCAAGCCACAAAGCACGCTGTTGCTGGGTGAGGCTGAGCATTCCTTTGGCTATTGCGAAACCGGTCGGAAGGCGAATCAAGGTGAGTTTTCGGACTACGGCAGGCCCTACAAGCTGGACGACGTAATTGGTTGCTACTTGGACCTGGAGAGTGAGCCATGCACTATTAAGTACACCCTGAACGGCGAGGATCTGGGTGTAGCATTTGAGTTCGAGAAAAGCATATTGGGCGAGGAGGAAGCTCTCTTTCCCCACATTGTGACTAAGGGCTACGAGTACTCTGTAAACTTCTCGGATGCCGAGCAGCTGCTTGTGAATGCCGAGAGGCCGACCCGCAAGCGCCGCAAGCCCCGCAAGGAAGAGGATAAGGACGATGATAAGGACGACAACGATGGAGAGAAGTGGAAGGTCCTGGACGAGGCTACCGCTGACGATGATGAGTTGGAGAAAAAGGATGAAGAAGATAGCAAGACGAACTCTGATCAGGCTGAAGAAGCCGAAAACTCGGAGACAGCCAAAAAGGCAGATAAGCAGAGTGCTGAAACAGCTGCCGAAGACAAaactgaggctgaggctgagacTGTTAAGGCGGAAGCTGCTGAATCCTCTGAAACTG TTGAAACATCCGCAACTGATGGAGTCTCTGGCGAAGCCGAAACTGTTGCCAATGGCAATTCTACCTCTGAGAAGGTCAACGACGAGAAGCCAGCGGAGGAACAGAAGCCGACGGCTACtaacgaggacgaggaggacgaggatgGTCCCTCACCCAACAAGCGTCCCAAAACCGATGAAGATTCCGAAAAGGTAGAATCTGagaaggacaaggacaagtcCCAATCGCAGACCGAGGAAGATGAATACGAGGACGTTGTGCCCGAGCCAAGGGAGACGGCTGCCCTATTGGACGGTTATGTGCTGCTGGGTCTGGTGCCAACCGAACAGCTGAGGCCAGGCCCCCAACGCGCTGGCTCGCGCAAAGAGTGCGAGGTCATTTTGTTGGTCGGCTTGCCGGGCTCTGGCAAGACCCACTGGGCCCTCAAGCATGTGGCGGAGAACGTGGACAAGCGCTACGAGGTGATTGGCCCCGATGCGTTCATAGCCAAGATGACG ATTGATGGTGCCTCTCGCAAAACTGTGCACAAAGGACGCTGGGATAAGGTGTATGAGACTTGCTTGAACAGTCTGGCAGCTCTGGAAGACATTGCCATGAAGCGGCGTCGCAATTTCATACTCGATCAG ACCAATGTTTATGCCTCGGCCCAGCGACGTAAAATGAAGGGTTTCAACGACTTTAAGCGCATTGCGGTTGTTTGCATACCAGGCGAAGATGAGTTAAAACGTCGCATCGCCGAAAAAGAGGAAAAGGGAAATGCTTTTACAGTTAAAGAGTCAACAATTAATAACTTACGAG CCAATTTCACATTGCCCTCGCTGGAGTTTGGCTGGTTTGATGACATAAACTACACGGAGCTGACCGGAGACGAGGCAAAGAGCGAGGTCAAGAAGTACAACGAGAAGGGCAAGAAAGCCATCGATGCGGATAGGTCTAGGGACAAGCGATCCCGCGGTGGCCGGGACAACTATAGGCGGGATGATCGCAACCGGAATCGCTACAACGATGACCGTCGACGTGACTATGGCGGCCAGAGGCACGAGAGCAGGTGGAGTGATGCCAGgcgtggtggcggcggcggcggcggcggaagcTATTCCAGCAACAGTGGTGCTGGTGGAGGCGGCAGCCGGGGATACGATAATCGGCGAAGCTACAGCGGAAGCAGCGGTGGTCAGCAAAATTGGATGCAAAACAGTCGCAGGAGCGGTTACGATGATCGCGGCTATGGCGGAGGCAGTGGAGGTGGCGGTAATCGAGGATACGACAATCGCAATCGCGGTTACTCCGGAAgcagcggtggcggtggccagCAAAACTGGATGCAGAACAACCGCAACAGAAGCGGGTATGACGATCGGGCGTACGGAAGCTCGCGAGACTATCGCGATCGAGATCGCGGCAATGATCGCAGTCGGATGGGCAGCAATGATAGGAATCGGGGCAGTAGCCAGAGCAGCAGCTATCGCTCGGGTGGCGGAACTCACCAACAACGGGATTTTCGGCCTGGCCACCGCGACACCAAAGAAGATAGTCGCGGTGGCTATGAGCGGTCAGCTGGCCAATCGCTGCCCAAGTACGGAAATAACTCGGCTGCAGGTGGTGGCTACGATCAgtacaagcagcagcagcaggcgggtGGAGCACCCGGCGGAGGCAAG GCCTCTCTCAGCGGCAAGTGGAGCACCTACacgcagcaccagcagcaggcgcCGCAGCATCAACAGACTGGTGTCTGGcagacacagcagcagcagcagtcacaACAGtaccaacagcagcatcagcagcagaccgcgggccagcaacaacaatactGGGGGGGATATAATCAAATGGCTG CAGGCTATGGcacccaacaacaacaggccTGGCAGGGCGCCGCCgatccgcagcagcagcagcaacagcagtggATGTCCTGGTGGCAG cagcagggctcGGGAGCAGCGGCCAGTAATGTCAGTGGTGGAGCCGGCGTCCATGTGGGAGGCGGCGCTGCTGGCAATAATGATGGCGGTGCCACCAATCATTATTGGTCTCAATATTCATACTCCACACAGTCCAATCCCGGCGACAAGAAGTAG
- the LOC108078282 gene encoding heterogeneous nuclear ribonucleoprotein U-like protein 2 isoform X2, with protein sequence MDVAKLEKMKVVDLRNELQSRGLDTKGVKAVLIERLRAHVEGGAGDGDGAPVTPSRRQRRTRSMSRSPSPVAAAPVAAEPVLDTLEEEEQPAQAEQLEPEAEPEPQSESEPQPEPEPEPRIQAEPEQEAEDTSDTEAGNDEPQPQAEESNEKTEIEEKSEPVEKDEAPVAPEIKQDDDEPMEEVKDAADEEEPEAKPDRHSEEDAAEKAAEEPQENGDSQKMDVDDEAAAQKTTEDAEATAAKSEEQPQERRKRSHSRSRSRSRIGSRSPKHRSSVGVLVPEDEPTIEENKVGLSWLDSDLHLRIDSTTFASAKPLSAEIYSLIWSGARSNFGVREGKVCYEVRLSEELQSENSHYFRDEPHVRGFRVGFSKPQSTLLLGEAEHSFGYCETGRKANQGEFSDYGRPYKLDDVIGCYLDLESEPCTIKYTLNGEDLGVAFEFEKSILGEEEALFPHIVTKGYEYSVNFSDAEQLLVNAERPTRKRRKPRKEEDKDDDKDDNDGEKWKVLDEATADDDELEKKDEEDSKTNSDQAEEAENSETAKKADKQSAETAAEDKTEAEAETVKAEAAESSETVETSATDGVSGEAETVANGNSTSEKVNDEKPAEEQKPTATNEDEEDEDGPSPNKRPKTDEDSEKVESEKDKDKSQSQTEEDEYEDVVPEPRETAALLDGYVLLGLVPTEQLRPGPQRAGSRKECEVILLVGLPGSGKTHWALKHVAENVDKRYEVIGPDAFIAKMTIDGASRKTVHKGRWDKVYETCLNSLAALEDIAMKRRRNFILDQTNVYASAQRRKMKGFNDFKRIAVVCIPGEDELKRRIAEKEEKGNAFTVKESTINNLRANFTLPSLEFGWFDDINYTELTGDEAKSEVKKYNEKGKKAIDADRSRDKRSRGGRDNYRRDDRNRNRYNDDRRRDYGGQRHESRWSDARRGGGGGGGGSYSSNSGAGGGGSRGYDNRRSYSGSSGGQQNWMQNSRRSGYDDRGYGGGSGGGGNRGYDNRNRGYSGSSGGGGQQNWMQNNRNRSGYDDRAYGSSRDYRDRDRGNDRSRMGSNDRNRGSSQSSSYRSGGGTHQQRDFRPGHRDTKEDSRGGYERSAGQSLPKYGNNSAAGGGYDQYKQQQQAGGAPGGGKASLSGKWSTYTQHQQQAPQHQQTGVWQTQQQQQSQQYQQQHQQQTAGQQQQYWGGYNQMAAGYGTQQQQAWQGAADPQQQQQQQWMSWWQQQQGSGAAASNVSGGAGVHVGGGAAGNNDGGATNHYWSQYSYSTQSNPGDKK encoded by the exons ATGGATGTGGCGAAGCTGGAGAAGATGAAGGTGGTGGACTTGCGCAACGAGCTCCAGTCGCGCGGTCTGGACACCAAGGGAGTTAAAGCCGTGCTTATCGAGCGCCTGCGGGCCCATGTGGAAGGTGGAGCCGGCGATGGAG ATGGCGCTCCTGTCACACCAAGCCGACGCCAGCGTCGGACGCGCTCAATGTCCCGCTCACCGTCGCCCGTAGCAGCTGCTCCGGTCGCTGCTGAGCCAGTGCTTGACACTCTGGAAGAGGAGGAACAGCCGGCCCAGGCTGAGCAGTTGGAACCAGAAGCAGAGCCTGAACCGCAGTCTGAGTCTGAACCACAGCCGGAGCCTGAACCGGAGCCAAGAATTCAAGCCGAACCAGAGCAGGAGGCGGAGGATACATCGGATACCGAGGCAGGAAATGACGAGCCACAGCCTCAGGCCGAAGAGTCTAATGAAAAGACAGAAATAGAGGAAAAGAGCGAACCCGTCGAGAAGGACGAAGCTCCAGTTGCACCCGAAATAAAGCAAGATGACGACGAGCCGATGGAGGAAGTCAAGGATGCGGCCGATGAAGAGGAGCCAGAAGCTAAGCCGGATAGGCACAGCGAGGAAGATGCGGCTGAAAAGGCTGCTGAAGAGCCCCAGGAAAATGGCGACAGTCAGAAAATGGACGTTGACGACGAGGCCGCTGCCCAAAAGACAACTGAAGATGCAGAGGCCACGGCCGCCAAGTCGGAGGAGCAGCCTCAGGAGCGACGTAAGCGTTCGCACAGTCGTTCGCGCTCACGTTCCCGCATCGGTTCTCGCTCCCCAAAGCACCGTAGTAGTGTGGGCGTCCTCGTGCCCGAGGACGAGCCGACCATTGAAGAGAACAAAGTGGGGCTAAGTTGGT TGGATTCCGACCTGCATCTTCGTATCGATTCTACAACCTTCGCTTCGGCCAAACCTCTCTCCGCCGAAATCTATTCACTGATTTGGTCCGGCGCTCGCTCTAACTTCGGAGTGCGAGAGGGCAAAGTGTGCTACGAGGTTCGCCTGTCGGAGGAGTTACAATCGGAAAACTCGCACTACTTTCGGGATGAACCGCATGTGCGAGGCTTTCGAGTTGGCTTCTCCAAGCCACAAAGCACGCTGTTGCTGGGTGAGGCTGAGCATTCCTTTGGCTATTGCGAAACCGGTCGGAAGGCGAATCAAGGTGAGTTTTCGGACTACGGCAGGCCCTACAAGCTGGACGACGTAATTGGTTGCTACTTGGACCTGGAGAGTGAGCCATGCACTATTAAGTACACCCTGAACGGCGAGGATCTGGGTGTAGCATTTGAGTTCGAGAAAAGCATATTGGGCGAGGAGGAAGCTCTCTTTCCCCACATTGTGACTAAGGGCTACGAGTACTCTGTAAACTTCTCGGATGCCGAGCAGCTGCTTGTGAATGCCGAGAGGCCGACCCGCAAGCGCCGCAAGCCCCGCAAGGAAGAGGATAAGGACGATGATAAGGACGACAACGATGGAGAGAAGTGGAAGGTCCTGGACGAGGCTACCGCTGACGATGATGAGTTGGAGAAAAAGGATGAAGAAGATAGCAAGACGAACTCTGATCAGGCTGAAGAAGCCGAAAACTCGGAGACAGCCAAAAAGGCAGATAAGCAGAGTGCTGAAACAGCTGCCGAAGACAAaactgaggctgaggctgagacTGTTAAGGCGGAAGCTGCTGAATCCTCTGAAACTG TTGAAACATCCGCAACTGATGGAGTCTCTGGCGAAGCCGAAACTGTTGCCAATGGCAATTCTACCTCTGAGAAGGTCAACGACGAGAAGCCAGCGGAGGAACAGAAGCCGACGGCTACtaacgaggacgaggaggacgaggatgGTCCCTCACCCAACAAGCGTCCCAAAACCGATGAAGATTCCGAAAAGGTAGAATCTGagaaggacaaggacaagtcCCAATCGCAGACCGAGGAAGATGAATACGAGGACGTTGTGCCCGAGCCAAGGGAGACGGCTGCCCTATTGGACGGTTATGTGCTGCTGGGTCTGGTGCCAACCGAACAGCTGAGGCCAGGCCCCCAACGCGCTGGCTCGCGCAAAGAGTGCGAGGTCATTTTGTTGGTCGGCTTGCCGGGCTCTGGCAAGACCCACTGGGCCCTCAAGCATGTGGCGGAGAACGTGGACAAGCGCTACGAGGTGATTGGCCCCGATGCGTTCATAGCCAAGATGACG ATTGATGGTGCCTCTCGCAAAACTGTGCACAAAGGACGCTGGGATAAGGTGTATGAGACTTGCTTGAACAGTCTGGCAGCTCTGGAAGACATTGCCATGAAGCGGCGTCGCAATTTCATACTCGATCAG ACCAATGTTTATGCCTCGGCCCAGCGACGTAAAATGAAGGGTTTCAACGACTTTAAGCGCATTGCGGTTGTTTGCATACCAGGCGAAGATGAGTTAAAACGTCGCATCGCCGAAAAAGAGGAAAAGGGAAATGCTTTTACAGTTAAAGAGTCAACAATTAATAACTTACGAG CCAATTTCACATTGCCCTCGCTGGAGTTTGGCTGGTTTGATGACATAAACTACACGGAGCTGACCGGAGACGAGGCAAAGAGCGAGGTCAAGAAGTACAACGAGAAGGGCAAGAAAGCCATCGATGCGGATAGGTCTAGGGACAAGCGATCCCGCGGTGGCCGGGACAACTATAGGCGGGATGATCGCAACCGGAATCGCTACAACGATGACCGTCGACGTGACTATGGCGGCCAGAGGCACGAGAGCAGGTGGAGTGATGCCAGgcgtggtggcggcggcggcggcggcggaagcTATTCCAGCAACAGTGGTGCTGGTGGAGGCGGCAGCCGGGGATACGATAATCGGCGAAGCTACAGCGGAAGCAGCGGTGGTCAGCAAAATTGGATGCAAAACAGTCGCAGGAGCGGTTACGATGATCGCGGCTATGGCGGAGGCAGTGGAGGTGGCGGTAATCGAGGATACGACAATCGCAATCGCGGTTACTCCGGAAgcagcggtggcggtggccagCAAAACTGGATGCAGAACAACCGCAACAGAAGCGGGTATGACGATCGGGCGTACGGAAGCTCGCGAGACTATCGCGATCGAGATCGCGGCAATGATCGCAGTCGGATGGGCAGCAATGATAGGAATCGGGGCAGTAGCCAGAGCAGCAGCTATCGCTCGGGTGGCGGAACTCACCAACAACGGGATTTTCGGCCTGGCCACCGCGACACCAAAGAAGATAGTCGCGGTGGCTATGAGCGGTCAGCTGGCCAATCGCTGCCCAAGTACGGAAATAACTCGGCTGCAGGTGGTGGCTACGATCAgtacaagcagcagcagcaggcgggtGGAGCACCCGGCGGAGGCAAG GCCTCTCTCAGCGGCAAGTGGAGCACCTACacgcagcaccagcagcaggcgcCGCAGCATCAACAGACTGGTGTCTGGcagacacagcagcagcagcagtcacaACAGtaccaacagcagcatcagcagcagaccgcgggccagcaacaacaatactGGGGGGGATATAATCAAATGGCTG CAGGCTATGGcacccaacaacaacaggccTGGCAGGGCGCCGCCgatccgcagcagcagcagcaacagcagtggATGTCCTGGTGGCAG cagcagcagggctcGGGAGCAGCGGCCAGTAATGTCAGTGGTGGAGCCGGCGTCCATGTGGGAGGCGGCGCTGCTGGCAATAATGATGGCGGTGCCACCAATCATTATTGGTCTCAATATTCATACTCCACACAGTCCAATCCCGGCGACAAGAAGTAG